A genomic window from Flavobacterium azooxidireducens includes:
- a CDS encoding cupin domain-containing protein, translating to MAKSKAFFENKSTNWETIDNNIERQIVGHDQSVMMVNVQFKKGGIGAMHHHIHSQVTHIAEGKFEVTINNETKLLQKGDSFYVAPNLEHGVICLEDGLLIDVFSPMREDFIKV from the coding sequence ATGGCTAAAAGCAAAGCATTTTTCGAAAATAAATCAACTAATTGGGAAACTATTGATAATAATATCGAGCGACAAATTGTTGGACACGATCAATCGGTAATGATGGTCAATGTGCAATTTAAAAAGGGTGGAATTGGTGCGATGCATCATCACATCCATTCGCAAGTCACTCATATTGCAGAAGGCAAATTTGAAGTGACAATTAACAATGAAACCAAGTTGTTACAAAAAGGAGATTCGTTCTATGTTGCTCCAAACCTGGAACACGGTGTCATTTGTTTAGAAGACGGTTTATTAATTGATGTTTTTAGCCCAATGCGGGAAGATTTTATAAAAGTATAA
- a CDS encoding YhcH/YjgK/YiaL family protein, which produces MIVDTLNNASKYTGLHPLFAKAFEFLNENDIASLEDGTIEITDGLKVIVSNKKGKTKEESLAKFECHNQNIDIQFCAKGVETIAWKPREKCVTPNGEYSTEKDVLFFNDEPDMFFQLTDNQFVIFYPEDVHAPMIGDDVIKKLVFKVKI; this is translated from the coding sequence ATGATAGTAGATACATTAAATAACGCATCAAAATATACGGGCTTACATCCGTTGTTTGCCAAAGCATTTGAGTTTTTGAACGAAAATGACATTGCTTCTTTAGAAGATGGTACAATTGAAATTACGGATGGTTTGAAAGTAATCGTTAGCAATAAAAAAGGAAAAACGAAAGAAGAAAGTTTAGCCAAATTTGAATGCCACAATCAAAATATCGATATCCAATTTTGTGCAAAAGGAGTAGAAACAATCGCTTGGAAACCAAGAGAAAAATGTGTGACACCAAACGGAGAATACAGCACTGAAAAAGATGTTTTATTTTTTAATGACGAACCGGATATGTTTTTTCAATTAACCGATAATCAATTTGTTATATTTTATCCTGAAGATGTGCACGCTCCAATGATTGGTGATGATGTAATAAAAAAATTAGTATTTAAAGTAAAAATTTAA
- a CDS encoding sugar kinase, whose amino-acid sequence MSRVVTFGELLLRLSPPSHLRLTQARSFDLYYGCAEANVAASLSKFGLSVKFITAVPPNELGESSLSMLRSFGVEPISFIQGKRLGIYYFEQGASERPGKVVYDREDSSFSTLKKGMINWEDAFKDSDWFHWSGITPSLTLELAEICEEALTVASRMGLTISADLNYRPTLWKYGKNANEIMPNLVKHCDLLLGGIDDSEKVLGIKVNEKDTQEEIFSNWMNAFPKLKNIVTTKRMDANASSNGISASFWNGKELLHSQKYNISHIIDRIGAGDAFMAGIIYGMIAWPDDNQTALEFAAAATCLKHSISGDINLATVNEIKALMGGSGGGRVSR is encoded by the coding sequence ATGAGCAGAGTCGTAACATTTGGAGAACTTTTACTCAGGCTTTCACCGCCAAGTCATTTACGACTCACGCAAGCAAGGTCGTTTGATTTGTATTATGGTTGTGCCGAAGCGAATGTTGCTGCCTCGTTATCAAAATTTGGACTTTCAGTTAAATTCATTACGGCTGTTCCTCCAAATGAATTAGGCGAATCATCGCTAAGTATGTTACGTTCTTTTGGTGTTGAACCCATTTCGTTTATACAAGGAAAAAGGCTCGGCATCTATTATTTTGAACAAGGTGCGTCCGAAAGACCGGGAAAAGTGGTGTATGACAGAGAAGATTCCTCGTTTTCAACCTTAAAAAAAGGAATGATTAATTGGGAAGATGCGTTCAAAGATTCCGATTGGTTTCATTGGTCGGGTATCACACCATCATTAACACTTGAATTAGCAGAAATCTGTGAAGAAGCTTTAACTGTTGCTTCACGAATGGGATTGACCATTTCAGCGGATTTAAATTATCGTCCAACCTTATGGAAATACGGTAAAAATGCCAACGAAATAATGCCAAATCTAGTAAAACATTGCGATTTACTTTTAGGCGGAATTGATGATTCGGAAAAAGTGTTAGGAATAAAAGTCAATGAAAAGGATACCCAAGAAGAAATTTTTTCGAATTGGATGAACGCTTTTCCAAAATTAAAAAACATAGTAACCACCAAACGAATGGATGCAAATGCTTCTTCAAACGGAATCAGTGCTTCGTTTTGGAATGGAAAGGAATTATTGCATTCACAGAAATACAATATTTCACACATAATTGATCGAATTGGTGCCGGTGATGCATTTATGGCCGGAATCATTTATGGAATGATTGCTTGGCCGGATGATAATCAAACCGCATTGGAATTTGCAGCAGCAGCGACTTGTTTAAAGCATTCTATTTCGGGCGACATCAATTTAGCAACGGTCAACGAAATTAAAGCATTAATGGGAGGTTCCGGCGGCGGAAGAGTGTCGAGATAA
- the uxaC gene encoding glucuronate isomerase, which translates to MSTKFIHDNFLLENKYAEELYHNYSKNQPIIDYHNHLSPKLIAENNQFKNITDVWINGDHYKWRAMRTLGVNEKFITGDASDKDKFIQWAKTVPYTMRNPLYHWTHLELARYFDIYELLNEKSAEAIYEETSQKLSTSEFSCQNLLKKVNAEVVCTTEDPTDDLAYHKQLANSDFSVKVSTAFRPDKAILIASETYNSYIDSLSKVVDFEINTYADLCNALSKRIAYFNENGCQLSDHGLDQIQFENYTESEINSIFEKRRKNQPISTLEDAKFQTAILLFLCENYNQHGWVQQFHLGALRNNNARMHRVLGPDTGWDSIGDFSQARNLSALLNALDSKDKLTKTILYNLNPADNEVMATMIGNFNDGSIKGKVQFGSGWWFLDQKDGMTKQMNALSNMGLISCFIGMLTDSRSFLSFPRHEYFRRVLCNLLGDEIKRGELPNDMKWIGKMVADISYNNAKNYFNFK; encoded by the coding sequence ATGAGTACGAAATTCATACACGATAATTTTTTGTTAGAAAATAAATATGCTGAGGAATTGTATCATAACTATTCTAAAAATCAGCCTATTATTGACTATCACAATCATTTATCGCCTAAATTAATAGCTGAAAATAATCAATTTAAAAATATTACCGATGTTTGGATTAATGGCGACCATTACAAATGGAGAGCTATGCGAACGTTGGGTGTGAACGAAAAATTCATTACCGGAGATGCCTCAGACAAAGATAAATTCATTCAATGGGCAAAAACGGTTCCGTACACAATGCGAAATCCTTTGTATCATTGGACGCATTTGGAATTAGCTCGCTATTTTGATATTTATGAATTATTAAATGAAAAGTCTGCAGAAGCTATTTACGAAGAAACTTCTCAAAAATTAAGTACTTCTGAGTTTTCTTGTCAGAATTTATTAAAGAAAGTGAACGCCGAAGTGGTTTGCACAACAGAAGATCCAACGGATGATTTGGCATACCATAAGCAATTAGCCAACAGCGATTTTTCAGTGAAAGTAAGTACTGCTTTCCGACCTGATAAAGCGATTTTAATTGCAAGTGAAACGTATAATAGTTATATTGATTCATTATCAAAAGTTGTTGATTTTGAAATAAATACGTATGCTGATTTATGTAATGCTTTAAGTAAAAGAATTGCTTATTTTAATGAGAATGGTTGTCAATTATCCGATCACGGATTAGATCAAATTCAGTTTGAAAATTATACCGAAAGTGAAATCAATTCAATTTTTGAAAAGAGAAGAAAAAATCAACCGATTTCTACTTTAGAAGATGCTAAATTCCAAACAGCCATTTTATTGTTTTTGTGTGAAAATTATAATCAACACGGTTGGGTGCAACAGTTCCATTTGGGAGCTTTGCGTAACAACAATGCCAGAATGCATCGAGTTTTAGGACCGGATACAGGTTGGGATTCGATTGGCGATTTTTCGCAAGCCAGAAATCTTTCTGCTTTGTTGAATGCGTTGGATTCTAAAGATAAATTGACAAAAACCATTTTATACAATCTAAATCCTGCCGATAATGAAGTTATGGCAACCATGATTGGAAATTTCAATGATGGAAGCATCAAGGGAAAAGTGCAATTTGGTTCCGGTTGGTGGTTTTTAGACCAAAAAGACGGAATGACAAAACAAATGAATGCCTTGTCAAATATGGGATTAATCAGTTGTTTTATTGGTATGTTAACCGATTCCAGAAGCTTTTTATCTTTTCCAAGACATGAATATTTCAGAAGAGTTTTATGTAATCTTTTAGGCGATGAAATCAAAAGAGGCGAATTGCCAAATGATATGAAATGGATAGGGAAGATGGTAGCCGATATTAGTTACAATAACGCCAAAAACTATTTTAATTTTAAGTAA
- a CDS encoding 4'-phosphopantetheinyl transferase family protein has translation MIGNDVIDLALARVESNWQRKGCLDKLFTTKEQNLIFSAKNPTLMVWILWSRKEAVYKIIRQEDGLRGFYPLKIENTDYDSGIVCFNKKEYYTKTVQKGDMLHTIALRNLQFNKISELNTSIEIHKKDEIPFIITNGKNHFISKSHHGRFEKILLLNLS, from the coding sequence ATGATTGGAAATGATGTCATCGATTTAGCGTTAGCAAGAGTAGAAAGCAATTGGCAACGAAAAGGTTGCCTCGATAAACTATTTACTACAAAAGAGCAAAATCTTATTTTTTCTGCAAAAAATCCAACACTTATGGTTTGGATTTTGTGGAGTAGGAAGGAAGCCGTTTATAAAATCATCCGACAAGAAGACGGTTTGCGTGGATTTTACCCATTAAAAATAGAAAATACTGACTACGATTCCGGAATTGTTTGTTTTAATAAAAAGGAATACTATACCAAAACAGTTCAAAAAGGCGATATGTTGCATACTATTGCTTTAAGAAATCTTCAATTTAATAAAATCTCAGAACTAAATACTTCGATTGAAATTCATAAAAAAGATGAAATTCCGTTTATAATTACTAACGGAAAAAATCATTTCATTTCAAAAAGTCATCACGGAAGATTTGAGAAAATCCTACTACTAAATTTAAGTTAG
- the kduI gene encoding 5-dehydro-4-deoxy-D-glucuronate isomerase, protein MTNFSFRYASNPIDARKYDTQEIRNQFLIDNLFSENEINLTYSMYDRYIVGGIMPVSKDLKLETIPYLKSENFLDRRELGIVNVGGKGTVTVDGEAFELNKKEALYVGMGAKEVVFSSNEDKPALFYINSAPAHTHFPNKKVTKENAIVIQLGEEKTANKRILNKLIVNEIVQTCQLQMGLTELLPGNVWNTMPAHTHNRRMEAYFYFDLEEGQTISHFMGETQHTRHIFMQNNQAVLSPEWSIHSGAGTSNYSFIWGMAGENLDYSDMDICPPNELR, encoded by the coding sequence ATGACAAATTTCAGTTTTAGATATGCATCAAATCCTATTGATGCTAGAAAATATGACACACAAGAAATCAGAAATCAATTTCTAATTGATAATTTATTCTCAGAAAATGAAATAAATTTAACCTATTCAATGTACGATCGTTACATTGTGGGTGGAATTATGCCGGTTTCAAAAGACTTAAAACTAGAAACAATTCCGTACTTAAAATCAGAAAACTTTTTAGATCGTCGCGAGTTGGGAATTGTCAATGTAGGCGGAAAAGGAACGGTAACGGTTGATGGAGAAGCTTTTGAACTAAATAAAAAAGAAGCTTTGTATGTTGGAATGGGAGCAAAAGAAGTTGTTTTTTCAAGTAATGAAGATAAACCTGCTTTATTTTATATCAATTCAGCACCCGCTCACACTCATTTCCCAAACAAAAAAGTTACCAAAGAAAATGCAATTGTAATTCAGTTAGGCGAAGAAAAAACGGCTAACAAACGAATTTTAAACAAATTGATTGTGAATGAAATTGTTCAAACCTGCCAACTTCAAATGGGTTTAACCGAATTATTGCCCGGAAATGTATGGAACACGATGCCGGCTCACACACACAACCGCAGAATGGAAGCTTATTTCTATTTTGATTTAGAAGAAGGTCAAACCATTTCTCATTTTATGGGAGAAACACAACACACACGTCACATTTTTATGCAAAATAATCAAGCGGTTTTATCGCCGGAATGGTCTATTCATTCAGGTGCCGGAACATCCAATTATTCCTTTATTTGGGGAATGGCGGGCGAAAATTTAGATTATAGCGATATGGATATTTGTCCACCAAACGAACTAAGATAA
- a CDS encoding 3-hydroxyacyl-ACP dehydratase FabZ family protein, translating to MKETDLILSKLPYQKPFLFVDELLQIDENEAKGTFTFDEKLDFYKGHFKDNPITPGVILIETMAQIGLVCLGIYLTLNEDVSQIAFSSSEVEFLKPVFPNEKVTVFSEKVYFRFGKLKCKVRMMNSKKEEVCSGTLSGIIIK from the coding sequence ATGAAAGAAACTGATTTAATTTTAAGTAAACTTCCGTACCAAAAACCATTTCTTTTTGTAGATGAATTGCTTCAAATTGATGAAAATGAAGCAAAAGGAACATTTACATTTGATGAAAAGTTAGATTTTTATAAAGGTCATTTTAAAGATAATCCAATTACGCCGGGTGTAATTTTAATCGAAACTATGGCTCAAATTGGGTTGGTTTGTTTGGGAATTTATCTAACCTTGAACGAAGATGTTTCGCAAATCGCCTTTTCATCCTCCGAAGTTGAATTTTTAAAACCCGTTTTTCCCAACGAAAAAGTCACCGTTTTTTCAGAAAAAGTCTATTTCCGTTTTGGAAAATTAAAATGCAAAGTTCGAATGATGAACAGCAAAAAAGAAGAAGTTTGTAGCGGAACTTTATCAGGAATAATTATAAAATAA
- a CDS encoding gluconate 5-dehydrogenase, whose amino-acid sequence MKLFDLTHKNALITGGTHGLGMAIAEALAQAGAQLIITGTTPFKMEEAISYYKSKGYQATGYLFDVTDEIDAAKHVELISKEIGDIHILVNNAGIIKRELAITMPVADFRKVIDVDLVGPFIMSQLLAKQMIERKEGKIINICSMMSELGRNSVSAYAAAKGGLKMLTKNLATEWAKHNIQVNGIGPGYFATSQTAPIRVDGHPFNDFIISRTPAARWGDPEDLAGAAIFLSSKASDFVNGQIIYVDGGILATIGKPSNED is encoded by the coding sequence ATGAAATTATTCGATTTAACACATAAAAACGCTTTAATAACCGGTGGAACACACGGTTTAGGAATGGCCATTGCCGAAGCATTAGCTCAAGCCGGTGCTCAATTGATCATCACCGGAACCACGCCATTCAAAATGGAAGAAGCGATTTCGTATTACAAATCCAAAGGCTATCAAGCAACAGGTTATTTATTTGATGTAACCGATGAAATTGATGCCGCTAAACACGTTGAACTAATCTCAAAAGAAATAGGTGATATTCATATTTTAGTGAATAACGCCGGAATCATCAAAAGAGAATTGGCCATCACGATGCCGGTTGCAGATTTCAGAAAAGTGATTGATGTGGATTTAGTTGGGCCATTCATTATGTCGCAATTACTTGCAAAACAAATGATTGAACGCAAAGAAGGTAAAATTATCAACATTTGTTCGATGATGAGCGAGTTGGGAAGAAACAGCGTTTCGGCTTATGCTGCGGCAAAAGGCGGTTTAAAAATGCTCACTAAAAATTTAGCAACCGAATGGGCAAAACACAACATTCAAGTAAACGGAATTGGTCCGGGTTATTTTGCCACTTCTCAAACAGCTCCGATTAGAGTAGACGGTCATCCGTTTAACGATTTCATCATCAGTCGTACTCCAGCAGCACGTTGGGGAGATCCGGAAGATTTGGCGGGAGCAGCAATATTTTTATCGTCAAAAGCGAGTGATTTTGTAAACGGACAAATAATTTATGTGGATGGTGGAATTTTAGCTACCATCGGAAAACCATCGAACGAAGATTAA
- a CDS encoding LacI family DNA-binding transcriptional regulator, producing the protein MTTLKKISHLTGFSISTISKALNDKNDINVDTKKIIQEFALKTNYRPNKNALALRSSKSSIIAIIVPRINNALYSEMLYDIQKCASKKGYRIMLFQSFEEISKIRHYLDDINDGSVDAAIVLTINKNIENEVNVSKRRYLPVVFIEINQENSNFNIKENCAELFEKLIKQIS; encoded by the coding sequence ATGACGACATTAAAAAAAATATCACATTTAACCGGTTTTTCGATTTCAACCATTTCAAAAGCGTTGAATGATAAGAATGATATTAATGTCGATACCAAAAAGATTATTCAAGAATTTGCTCTTAAGACGAATTATCGACCAAATAAAAATGCATTAGCTCTACGAAGTAGCAAATCCAGTATCATTGCGATTATTGTTCCCAGAATTAATAATGCACTTTATAGTGAAATGTTGTATGATATTCAAAAATGTGCTTCTAAAAAAGGTTATCGAATTATGTTGTTTCAATCTTTTGAAGAAATTTCAAAAATCAGACATTATTTGGACGATATAAACGATGGAAGTGTTGATGCCGCTATCGTTTTAACTATCAATAAAAACATCGAAAATGAAGTAAATGTTTCCAAAAGAAGATATTTACCAGTCGTTTTTATTGAAATAAATCAAGAAAATTCCAATTTTAATATAAAAGAAAATTGTGCTGAATTGTTTGAAAAACTAATCAAACAAATCAGTTAA
- a CDS encoding beta/alpha barrel domain-containing protein: MSNSQKVSEAIVKQGILPLYFNADENVTIEVLRAIYRAGIKAVEYTNRGEAALKNFAKMVEVRNAEMPDLLLGIGTIKNLDQANDFLNVGADFFISPGFVPEVATFLIEKGLFYSPGCMTPTEIIAAENAGVKFIKLFPGNMLGPEFLSGIKDIFPKLLFMPTGGVDTTKESISGWYKAGVSAVGMGSKLISKQLMADQDYATIEAETKKVLEVIQSIK; the protein is encoded by the coding sequence ATGAGTAATAGTCAAAAAGTTTCTGAAGCGATTGTAAAACAAGGTATTTTACCGTTGTATTTCAATGCAGATGAAAACGTTACAATAGAAGTATTGAGAGCCATTTATCGAGCAGGAATTAAAGCCGTAGAATATACCAATCGTGGTGAAGCTGCTTTAAAAAACTTTGCTAAAATGGTTGAAGTTCGAAATGCCGAAATGCCGGATTTATTACTTGGAATTGGAACTATCAAAAATTTAGATCAGGCAAATGATTTTCTAAATGTAGGTGCCGATTTCTTTATCAGTCCCGGATTTGTTCCTGAAGTAGCGACTTTTTTGATTGAAAAGGGTTTATTCTACAGCCCGGGTTGTATGACACCAACCGAAATTATCGCCGCTGAAAATGCCGGAGTTAAATTCATCAAACTTTTCCCCGGAAATATGCTTGGACCAGAATTTTTGAGTGGTATTAAAGATATTTTTCCAAAATTATTATTTATGCCAACCGGCGGAGTGGATACAACCAAAGAAAGCATTTCAGGTTGGTACAAAGCAGGCGTTTCTGCGGTTGGAATGGGAAGCAAATTAATCAGTAAGCAATTAATGGCCGACCAAGATTATGCCACAATTGAAGCTGAAACCAAAAAAGTATTAGAAGTAATTCAATCTATAAAATAG
- a CDS encoding SDR family oxidoreductase has product MVNEFQHTWAIILGGSSGLGLASAKKLAENGMNICIIHRNTRVELPEIEREFEIIKSTGISFLSFNLDALQPEKREEIINQIKIEIGSNKIKCLIHSIAKGSLKSMTSENSLSTDDFLLTINAMAISLYDWTKAVFEADLFHHDARIISFTSEGSLKPIPNYGAVSAAKATLEAISRQIAYEFAGFGIKSNCIQAGVTNTKSLQLIPNSEKIKEFAIKRNPFKRLTEPEDVANVVYLLCKEEAKWINGTIVKVDGGESL; this is encoded by the coding sequence ATGGTAAACGAATTTCAACATACTTGGGCAATCATCCTCGGAGGAAGTTCCGGATTAGGATTGGCTTCTGCTAAAAAGTTAGCCGAAAACGGAATGAATATTTGCATCATTCACCGAAATACTCGAGTGGAATTACCCGAAATTGAACGAGAATTTGAAATCATAAAATCAACAGGAATTTCCTTTTTAAGTTTTAATTTGGATGCGTTACAACCAGAAAAGCGAGAAGAAATTATCAATCAAATCAAAATAGAAATTGGTTCAAATAAAATAAAATGCCTCATTCACAGCATTGCAAAAGGAAGTTTAAAAAGTATGACTTCCGAAAATTCATTGTCAACCGATGATTTTTTGTTAACTATCAATGCGATGGCAATTTCGTTGTACGATTGGACTAAAGCAGTTTTTGAAGCTGATTTATTTCATCACGATGCCCGAATTATTTCTTTTACTAGTGAAGGAAGTCTAAAACCCATTCCGAATTACGGAGCTGTGAGTGCTGCAAAAGCAACGTTGGAAGCCATTTCAAGACAAATTGCCTATGAATTTGCAGGTTTTGGCATCAAAAGTAATTGCATTCAAGCGGGTGTGACCAATACAAAATCTCTTCAATTGATTCCGAATAGTGAAAAAATTAAAGAATTTGCTATAAAACGAAATCCTTTTAAACGATTGACAGAACCCGAAGATGTGGCCAATGTAGTTTATCTACTTTGTAAAGAAGAGGCAAAATGGATCAATGGTACAATTGTGAAAGTAGATGGTGGTGAAAGTCTTTAA
- a CDS encoding beta-ketoacyl-[acyl-carrier-protein] synthase family protein: MQKKRVVITGLGVVAPNGLGVKNFLHAIKNGISGIKHDAELVRLQFSCQISGTPEIAEELKKEYFTELELKNFNASGILYGVIAGIDAWKDAGLSIENNENPDWESGTIFGSGTSGIEKFRESIYKIDDFQTRRLGSTAVAQTMNSGVSAYLAAKLGLGNQVTTNSSACATGTESILMGYERIVSGQAKRMLVGSTSDRGPYIWGGFDAMRVCTFKHNDSPEKGSRPMSASASGFVPGSGAGAMILEDLESALARNATIYAEVLGGNSNSGGQRGEGTMTAPNSIAVQKCIEDALLNSNINSNQIDTINGHLTATTKDSLEIFNWSKALYLSKSDFPYINSLKSMIGHCLSASGSIESVATVLQVHHGFIFPSINCEDLHPEIETLVNREKIPQQLLQKEINIAVKASFGFGDVNACVVFKKFS; the protein is encoded by the coding sequence ATGCAAAAAAAACGTGTCGTAATAACCGGATTAGGCGTTGTAGCTCCCAATGGTTTGGGAGTGAAGAACTTTTTGCACGCAATCAAAAACGGAATTTCGGGAATCAAACACGATGCAGAATTAGTACGATTACAGTTTTCCTGTCAAATTTCGGGAACACCTGAAATAGCGGAAGAACTTAAAAAAGAATATTTTACAGAATTAGAATTAAAAAACTTCAACGCATCCGGAATTTTATATGGAGTAATCGCCGGAATAGATGCTTGGAAAGATGCCGGATTATCCATTGAAAACAACGAAAATCCCGATTGGGAGAGCGGGACAATATTTGGATCAGGAACTTCAGGAATCGAAAAATTCAGGGAAAGCATCTATAAAATTGACGATTTTCAAACTAGAAGATTAGGAAGTACAGCTGTTGCTCAAACGATGAACAGTGGCGTGAGTGCTTATTTGGCGGCCAAACTAGGTTTAGGAAATCAAGTAACAACCAATTCATCCGCCTGTGCAACCGGTACAGAAAGCATTTTGATGGGGTATGAACGAATTGTTTCCGGGCAAGCGAAACGAATGTTGGTGGGAAGCACTTCTGACAGAGGGCCGTACATTTGGGGTGGATTTGATGCAATGCGGGTTTGTACTTTCAAACATAATGATTCACCTGAAAAAGGCTCTAGACCAATGAGTGCAAGTGCTTCCGGATTTGTGCCGGGAAGTGGAGCAGGAGCAATGATTTTGGAAGATTTAGAATCCGCTTTAGCCAGAAATGCAACAATTTATGCAGAAGTTTTAGGTGGAAACAGCAATTCCGGAGGACAACGAGGTGAAGGAACAATGACCGCTCCAAACTCAATTGCAGTTCAAAAATGTATTGAAGATGCGTTGCTAAATTCAAATATAAATTCAAATCAAATTGATACAATAAATGGACATCTAACTGCCACAACTAAAGATAGTTTAGAGATTTTTAATTGGAGTAAAGCTTTATATTTATCCAAATCAGATTTCCCATATATTAATTCATTAAAATCAATGATTGGACATTGTCTTTCGGCTTCCGGAAGTATTGAAAGTGTGGCAACAGTTTTGCAAGTTCATCACGGATTTATTTTTCCATCGATTAATTGTGAAGATTTGCATCCGGAAATTGAAACTTTGGTTAATAGAGAAAAAATTCCGCAACAACTTCTTCAAAAAGAAATCAATATTGCTGTAAAAGCTAGTTTTGGTTTTGGCGATGTTAATGCCTGCGTTGTTTTCAAAAAGTTTAGCTAA
- a CDS encoding sugar kinase, protein MSKKVVTFGEIMLRLAPQGFLRFSQADNFDVVYGGGESNVAVSLANYGIPVDFVTRLPKNDIGQCAMMEMRKRGVGVDKIVWGGDRLGIYFLETGAVSRGSKVVYDRAHSSMAEIQSGMINWEEVFQGVSWFHWTGITPAISQSSADVCLEAVKVASKMGVTISTDLNYRAKLWKYGGDREAIMTELTSYCDVILGNEEDAEMHFGIKPDGAAVQTHGHDVKAEAFLSVCKQMMEKFPRAKKVITTLRGSISASHNTWAGVLYDGKEMLQTRQYQITDIVDRVGGGDSFMGGLIYGLLTYPDDDQNALDFAVAASCLKHTIKGDANLVTVDEVQKLMGGDASGRVAR, encoded by the coding sequence ATGTCAAAAAAAGTAGTAACATTCGGTGAGATAATGTTAAGATTAGCACCACAAGGATTTTTAAGATTTTCACAAGCAGACAATTTTGATGTTGTATATGGTGGTGGAGAATCAAACGTAGCTGTTTCATTAGCTAATTATGGAATTCCGGTTGATTTTGTAACCCGTTTACCAAAAAATGATATTGGTCAATGTGCCATGATGGAAATGCGTAAAAGAGGCGTTGGTGTCGATAAAATTGTGTGGGGTGGCGATCGTTTAGGAATTTATTTCTTAGAAACAGGAGCTGTAAGTAGAGGAAGTAAAGTGGTTTATGATAGAGCACATTCTTCGATGGCGGAAATTCAATCAGGAATGATCAATTGGGAAGAAGTTTTTCAAGGTGTAAGTTGGTTCCATTGGACCGGAATTACGCCTGCCATTTCTCAAAGTTCTGCCGATGTTTGTTTAGAAGCTGTGAAAGTAGCCAGTAAAATGGGTGTTACCATTTCAACCGATTTGAATTACCGAGCTAAATTATGGAAATACGGTGGCGACAGAGAAGCAATTATGACAGAACTAACTTCTTACTGTGATGTTATTTTAGGAAACGAAGAAGATGCAGAAATGCATTTCGGAATCAAACCGGATGGAGCAGCAGTTCAAACGCACGGTCACGATGTAAAAGCGGAAGCATTTTTATCTGTTTGTAAACAAATGATGGAAAAATTCCCAAGAGCTAAAAAAGTAATTACAACGTTGAGAGGTTCAATTTCGGCTTCACACAATACGTGGGCGGGAGTTTTATACGATGGAAAAGAAATGCTCCAAACACGTCAATACCAAATCACAGATATTGTGGATAGAGTAGGTGGCGGCGATAGTTTTATGGGTGGATTAATCTACGGTTTATTAACGTATCCAGATGATGATCAAAACGCATTGGATTTTGCTGTAGCTGCTTCTTGTTTGAAACACACGATCAAAGGTGACGCAAACTTGGTTACAGTTGATGAAGTTCAAAAATTAATGGGAGGCGATGCTTCAGGCCGTGTAGCAAGATAA
- a CDS encoding acyl carrier protein yields MNKEETILKLKNIVKPYIKNQEAFENLNENTDFINDLKINSANLVDVILDIEEAFDIVIDNASMERMLNVQAALEIIDTKLAEK; encoded by the coding sequence ATGAACAAAGAAGAAACCATTCTCAAACTGAAAAACATTGTAAAGCCATACATTAAAAATCAAGAAGCTTTTGAGAATTTAAATGAAAACACAGATTTTATTAATGATTTAAAGATAAACTCAGCCAATTTGGTTGATGTTATTTTAGACATTGAAGAAGCTTTTGATATTGTGATTGACAATGCATCGATGGAAAGAATGCTCAATGTTCAAGCAGCGTTGGAAATCATCGATACCAAATTAGCCGAAAAATGA